From the Candidatus Delongbacteria bacterium genome, the window ATCATAAATAATAAGTATTCTAATAATATTTTTATCTATTTCAATAATAAAATCTTTTCTACCCCAATTTTAGACTCTATTTCAATCTGACAGAAATAAACTCCACTTGAAAAAGAATTATCTGCTTGAAGTTTTACAAAGTGATTCCCTTTAGGCATAGATCCATTTAGAAGAGTTTTTATAACTTGTCCTTGAGCATTTAGTATCACTAGTTTCACAGACGATTTCTTTTCTAAAATAAATGAAATTTCAGTATCAGGATTGAAAGGATTAGGGTAGGCTTTTAATTTAACATCTAATATGCCATTATCTTCGATTCCAAGGTCGTTAACAGTAAAGCTATAATAATTATCCGGAGCAACTTCAGGTTTAGTCTGTATCTTTCCGTTTAAATTGCTAATTTCAAAGTAATAATCAATAATGCTTCCATTAGCTTGAGAAGGAATAATCGCCTCTAATGAATGATTTCTTTCTGTCAAAGTCACACCAATCCAATCACTACTATTAATTCTGTAGTATAATGTAGAATTATCTAGATCTAAAGGAAAATTACTGTAATTATTAACTTTGCATGAAATATAAAAATCATCTTCACCTGATGCAAATTTATCAGGTATTCTATGTATGATTTGAATCATTTCAGGATCAATAATTTCTCTAGTTCTGCAATGTAAAGCATCATAATAGTACCAGTTATTATAATATATACCTACTATGTCATAACCAGGCATTACATTTTGATAAGTTTCAATAGCAGCTTCATCTTCAGGAATTCCAAATAGTGGAACATAAACTTTTTTATTCAAAGTCAAGGAATTTGTGTAAGCTGCAGTTTCGTTTCCATTGTAACTTCCACTAAAAATTGAATATATGTTGAAATCTCTTCCATAACATGTTTGAATTGAATTAAAAAAATTCAAGATATTGATATACGAATCGTATTCAGGATGCCATGAAGGCAGCTCTTTTATTAATACAGTTTCTTCGTCTATCATTTTCACCCAGCAATCTATATGCTGAATACCATAAATTTCAGGATTTGGTAATACGTGGAT encodes:
- a CDS encoding agmatine deiminase family protein, coding for MKTTFYIILLAVMNAFAAYRMCAEWEPAIGTLIKWQLGIPIELVYELAKDDKLYVLLQNEVEQNDATYVFNFYNVNMDNVEFIFAPTNSHWTRDWGPVSLFDEAKMFIGDPIFDGYPWVSGGNKNLKGYEEDDLINTYVSEYLNIDYMHIPAYFTGGNTLTDGNGTIFFTEQMIDENLQIMGEDQFFKILEDSLGLSTIHVLPNPEIYGIQHIDCWVKMIDEETVLIKELPSWHPEYDSYINILNFFNSIQTCYGRDFNIYSIFSGSYNGNETAAYTNSLTLNKKVYVPLFGIPEDEAAIETYQNVMPGYDIVGIYYNNWYYYDALHCRTREIIDPEMIQIIHRIPDKFASGEDDFYISCKVNNYSNFPLDLDNSTLYYRINSSDWIGVTLTERNHSLEAIIPSQANGSIIDYYFEISNLNGKIQTKPEVAPDNYYSFTVNDLGIEDNGILDVKLKAYPNPFNPDTEISFILEKKSSVKLVILNAQGQVIKTLLNGSMPKGNHFVKLQADNSFSSGVYFCQIEIESKIGVEKILLLK